The Deltaproteobacteria bacterium genome includes a window with the following:
- a CDS encoding integrase yields the protein MSMMITELYDALRAAGAPEEKARAAAQALSEESLATKADIARLERELLVVKWMTGGIVAGVVSLLLRSFFG from the coding sequence ATGAGCATGATGATTACCGAGTTGTATGATGCCCTGCGGGCGGCTGGCGCCCCCGAAGAGAAGGCGCGCGCCGCAGCTCAGGCGCTGTCGGAAGAGAGTCTGGCAACCAAGGCCGACATAGCCCGGCTCGAACGGGAACTGCTGGTGGTGAAGTGGATGACCGGCGGGATCGTGGCCGGCGTCGTTTCGCTACTGCTGAGGTCCTTCTTCGGATAG